The DNA segment CAGATTGGACCCTGCAAGAGCTGTAAAATGATAGTAGATGTGAGTTTACTCTGCTCTTACACCTTCAACCATGACTTTATTCATACGCAGTTAtcaaataattgttttgtttgagcTTTATTCAAATTAATTATATTAATCCTGCGTTTCAGTTGTTAGATTAAGTCCCTCCGTGGCACTCTActacccccctccacccccccacacccaaagCAAGGAGCCAACCCTCATTGTTTAGCCTTGTTCTGACCTCTCTAATCCTAAATGATGTCGTCATATTCACTAACACTGGACTATAAAAGCCACAGAGAAATCTGCTGCAGCAAACAAATACGTACATTTATTAGAAACCAACGGGAGGATTTTAATGAACATTTTGAGTTAATTGATGGTGTTTGATGCTTGTGTTTGTTGTCCACTCCAGACGGCGGGTCATGATCCGTACTGCTTTGTGGAGTTCTATGAGTATAGACATGCCACTGCCACAATCGCGGCCATGAACGGTCGGAAAATACTGGGTAAGGTAAGCTATCATATCTCCTGGGTGAGTCGACTGAGGCGCATGGTTGAAATGAAGCAACTGGAAAAAAGATGTATCTTTTTAGATTTTAATCTCACTTCGttgtttctgctcctcctcacgTCATTGGTTTTTAGTCGCCGGCCCACATTATTCTTCTGAGCACAATCTGAAATGGCTGCGGTGGAAACCGCAGACGGAATTTCTCTGCTTTTAATTCAGAAAAACGTCCTCGTACTCGACAAGGGGAGCTttcgtttttagtttttttttaatggtttcttGCCTTTTCTTGTGGTATTAACCCAAAGCCGTAGATGTCTAATAAAGTGATTGGATTCAATATTCATAAGCCATGATGGATTCAGTTTAAAATAAGAAAGTCACATTCCTATTCCTCTTAATAGAaacatttgttacattttttggtttcaATTGAGACTCTGAGCAGGCACAGAATCTATGCATATATAAACTGCTACATCATACCTTTTTACACATTAATCTTTTAAATAAACTTGACTTTTGACTAATTTCCCAATGAAATCCTTGACTACATCTCATAGGCAGGATCTTAGCATTATATGTCACGACAATAATACCCAATAAACTGGCGACGTACATTGTGTGTAAACACAGCTGCGAACAACGTGCTGTTTGAAATACTTCGTGTCCCATAATGCACCGTTGTCTGTTTTAAAGGGCGTGAGTTTGCCATGGggttgtttgattgattgatcgtGGCCCTGCTGCGTAACCGTGCTACATGTCTTTGATCTACTTGAATTGATGCTCTTCTGTCCCCTCACGTCTTTACTGCTATGTGTTCTTTTGCAAAGTTATTTCCACGTAGAATCCACGTAAGAGCAACTTCAAGAGAAATACATTCagttgaaaatattttattctcaaCAGGTATTGAAGGACCATTTGAGGAGTATAACAAGTTCGTAAAAATCACTTGTTTGTAAGTCCCTTGTTATTTGGACCTTACTTCCTACAGTTTTGCTCCAAATTTTTACTTGACTGAGACTGAAATGTTCCTGATTATGAAGGTGAAATCTTGATATCCCTTTTTATTCTCCACTGTTTGAACTTTCTTTATTAACTAATGCAAAGGTATGTAACATGAGATGATAGCAATGGATGAATACATTTGTAGTGGTGGTGTAAGAACCCACGTATGGCCTGCAGAGACCACCTTATGAAAACCAATTCTCAATCGCAAGATATAAAAGTAAACTGGTGTGTGACCAAAACCTCAAATCAAAGAGAAAGCACCTGCCTCCCGTCGGCGAGCCCGCTCCACTTCTCACCTCTTCCTTCCGCTCTCGACTGTCTGTCCTGCAGGAGGTCAAGGTCAACTGGGCCACGACGCCAACCAGCCAAAAGAAAGACACAAGTAGTAAGTCCTCCATCCAGGTCACatggctgcttcttcttctggttcTCAGGTGTTGCGGTAGAAAATATCAGCGCTTTCTATACACACTTATTATTCACATGTCAATGTTGACACACTGATttcatgtatgtttttttttttttaggtcactTCCACGTCTTTGTTGGAGATTTAAGTCCTGAAATCACCACAGACGACATAAAAGCAGCTTTCGCTCCGTTTGGGAAAATATCGTAAGTCTCTTCTGATGATCGTTCAAAGTGTATttctaaaatgtattatattctaCATTTTCAATTTATATCACATCATCGGCATACTTTAAATCCTTTCATAGAACTTTCTTTATcgatatttaatgttttattcgtgcgtgtgtgtgtgtggtgtcatAATGAAGGAACTTGTCGCCCTCGGCAACAGTGAGCCTCATTGATGAGTTTTTAATGGCGCTGTGTGGCTCAGAGGAACACACTCATTACTTGTTACTAGATACATTGTTGCTTGTGGTCTTTTCACATTcgttaacaaaaagaaaactataGAACTCGACTGCAGCTTTAAACGGCCTTTAGTGAGCGATGAACGGATGAATGCGTCGCTGTTGAGGCGCTCCGTCGATATCGACGTTCTGGTGACCGAGTGCTACTTTTGCCCGTAGGGATTGTCGAGTGGTGAAAGACATGGCCACAGGTAAATCTAAAGGCTATGGCTTTGTCTCCTTCTTCAACAAATGGGTAAGTGTGCCGCTGACGCCCATGTGTTAGAGGACTGAGCCAACATTAGCGGGCTCCGGTTGTTAGCGTAGCCGAAGCTCAGCGGCTATTACGTGCAGGCGTTCGGCGACTGagcagttgtttttctttgggttctctcccccccccattccAGGATGCGGAGAACGCCATACAGCAGATGGGAGGACAGTGGCTGGGCGGGAGGCAGATCAGAACTAACTGGGCCACGAGGAAGCCGGCGCCTAAAACTACAAACGAGAGTAAGTTCACTGTGAGCGAATTAAAGAGGAATAATTATAGTTGAGTTGATCTCAGCTCTcctaggacacacacacacacacacacacgatgaatGATCATTTTTATGATAAACCAAAAGAATCAAATGTCTATATTTTAACCCGGCGCACAGTTGTATTGATATATTTCTGAGAAAAGACATTCAGGTTAAAATAGAAACGTTTGCTCTCAACTCGTTCAGCACCCAACACTAAGCAGCTATCCTTCGACGAGGTGGTCAACCAGTCCAGCCCCAGCAACTGCACCGTGTACTGCGGGGGGGTCACCACCGGCCTCACGGGTGAGTTGGTCAACCGGGTTCAGGCCGCCGGGCTCAAAAGTCCTTCTTTCAACGCGGgaattttaatgttttttttcttctttttcagagCAAATCATGAGACAGACTTTCTCACCTTTCGGCCAAATAATGGAAATCCGTGTTTTCCCGGACAAAGGCTACTCGTTTGTGAGGTGAGGCGACCCCCCGATTGAACGCGTCACACATTTAAGAAGCTTTCACGGTCACATGGGAACTACGGGGGCACCGATTGGCCGACTCAGCGATTCCCATTTTCATTGTACTGAAAAGTTCTAAATGTCATCAATTTAATTAGTTAATGTCATCTATAGTTGTTATTTgcattaaacaaacatttcagtGTACCacattgaacacacacacacacacacacacacacgtgtgtaaaTCAAACCGCATTGAGTTGGGTGCATCGTTTGATACGAACGTCCCGTTTGAACAGTCCTGCTCTTGTGTGCGTGCAGGTTCAACTCCCACGAGGCGGCAGCTCACGCCATCGTGTCGGTCAACGGCACGTCCATTGAGGGCTACGTGGTCAAGTGTTACTGGGGCAAAGAAACCACCGACATGGTCAGCCCCATCCAGCAGGTACAGATGCCACAGGTGCGTACCAACCCCCGTTTGTGTGGCATTCATTTAAATGGTCGCTGCAGCGCTCGATCGCCTCCTTCAAATGCCGCCCTGAATCCGCAGCAGAGCACGGTGAGCTTCGCGGCGGCGCAGCCCTACAGCCAGTGGGGTCAGTGGTACAGCAACACGGCCGCCCAGCAGCTCGGGCAGTACGTGCCCAACGGATGGCAGGTGCCAAGCTACGGCGTCTACGGGCAGACCTGGGATCAGCAGGGCTACAAGTGAGTACTGGGATGGCGACGCCGGTCTCGGGCGCTTTTGCTGTCAGGCTGCCGTTGCCACGGCAACACTAAATGGCGATGACTAGCGGCAGCAGCAGATTTGCTGGCCCTTTTATAAACTTATGCAGTTTTTTACTTGTGTGAAAGTGGCGATGCTACAGTGTATATTATAcccattatattttatatacgcATCTGCAAAGTTACTAAAGCGTGCGTTATAAATAAGAATATTCTAGAAGTATCTCAGGATGTTATTGAGTACTCCCACAAATCTCTCTTTAGTGGGATGAGGTCTAAATGCAGTGGGATGATTTTTGCTGAGTCTGGATCACAAATCTGCAAACCGTCTCCAATCAAAAGTCGTGGGAGACGTTCTGTGATAACAAAGCCAAAAAACCCTCGGACGTGAGTTCACAGGGGGATCGTTTCCTTTTGTCCTGAACGTCTCCCGTCTTCCCTTCCAGTCATTTACATGCCGGGGCCGGATGGACCGGCGTGGGGGCCGTGAGCAACGGGGCCATGGTGGAGCCCGGCCAGGGAGTCAACGGGGCCGTGCTCACCAACACGGCCGGCATGAGCGCCGCCGGCTACCACACCCACTGATCAGCGGTCACAGTAGGCCGCTCTATAGCCCGTAAGGGCCACGAGGATGATACTctgccgggggggagggggggtgcagcATTAgatgctctctctctgtcacacacagttATTCTGTTAGAGGAGCTGGTaccatttttttattctttttttttttttttttttttaatcaaactttACCAGCCCATAACTTCACCCACTGCCCAAATCTGCAAGTGTAAAGAAAAGCGATCCACCCCAGAACACGTAAACACAGTGAAAACAGCTCGACGCTCGTGCACCTCGCATTCCTGGGcccatcttttttgtttggCGTATTTTTGTAATGCCTGCAGATAACCGGCCAAATGTAAATGAGACAACCGTGTGTAGATATTTCTAGCACAGCCACATTTTAAGTTAAGAGAAACACCAACTAATTATAGAAAAACACCAGGGCTTTGTTTTCAGAGCCAAAGAGCAAGGGCAGCGTTTTCTACCGGTGTTTAACAATCACACGGGGAGGAGACGGCGCTCGCTCATCCGTAGTCCGTCgggttttaattgtttttcttttcctcaattGGAACCTCTCGCTCTGGCTTCTGGTCTGTCCACCTGTCGCCGACGTGAACAACAAGTCCGAGGCAGTTCTCAGGGTCCGGGTCGTTCTGTGAAAATAGAAGATCGCTGAGCAGACGGAGGAGGCCGGTCGAGGGGAAGagtggagaaaaacaacacaaaactatTGAAAAAATCCTTTGCTTTCATCTCCCGGGACGAACTGAACAGACTAAAGAgaatcctgtgtgtgtttgcgcgtgtgtgtgtgtgtgttctgtgtgtgtgtgtgtgtgtgtgtgtgtgtgtgcgtgtgcgcatgaACTGCTTTTACACACAAGAACAATGTCCAGTTCATCTCCCCCCTGAAACAGAAAGGACTAcgccatttttttcttttttgcaactGATGAAATTGTGtcatttctgttcttttgtttttgttttgagcaACTTTAAAACGACGACATTGTATAAAAaagcttttgccttttttttgtgtttcatttcgGGACTGTCTTATGAAAAATGTGGCAGGGACACCGTCGAAATCATCCAACACGCGAAAccttttcatgtttatttataaAACACTGGGTGGCTGTCAACTgtcaactttattttttaattagatTTTCAATCTCTCAAATGAACCAATTGCAGGGATTACTGCCACTCTTATCTTACTTATTGGCAGGTAAATATTGCACAAATACTTAAGGTTATCGTTTCACAAAATTTGAAATACtaggttgttttttcttttcttatgtcTTTGCATTCCACattcttttgtctgtttttatgtATATAACCAAACAGTCTGTTGAATTGTACTGAATCTGTATAAAGACAACATGTTAATTAAGGGAGCGCCCTTGCTTCCTGTTGGACTCCACACGCCGCCGTCCGACCGCAGCGTCCCATGCCGCTCCGTGTACAGCAGAGACAAAGCCAGCCATGCAAGAGCCTCTCCAACACAAGCAACACAGCGTTTAACTTATTCTGGCTCAAAACCACGTCATTGTTATTATAGGACAAGAAACAACCGAATGGGGATCCAAGTTTTGCACTGTGGCCACCATCGTTTTTAATAAGGGGGGAGGTCCATTGTGTTGCCTTATCTGtgagttacttttttttttttttttttttttttttttagtttaaccAAAAATCCTCCAGGAGTCGGCGGTGCCTAAGAATGTTTTCAACCTATGTTTTGGCGAAGGGAAGTTCAGCCGATGCTTCAGTAACATGGTTTGAGTTTTTGCTTTGTCCCCATTAAAATGCTGACGCTTCAAACAGGTCCCAGTCACACTGTTTGCATCTTATCTTTAAAACCGGAGTTTGACcgaactttatttattttgtctcacGCTTGTGTGGTTTTCAATGTGTGCAGACTCTCTGGTAACACAAGTAGATTGTTTTCATGTGCGATCAACCCAGTAATTTTCTCAGCTAATGGTTTTCTCCAATGTAAAAATGTTCAAACGTCTCTAGATTTCCCAACCAAAAGTTAAAAACCTTTGTGTTGGGCCATAGAACTTATatgctttaaaaatgaaatcgCTCTCTCTTTTAATAATTAGATTTGCTGATTCATTTATCAGTTCTTTCTGAATATAAAACAATGCACgagtaataatgaaataatcacctgcatatgtacagtatgtgtgagGTTGCACAACACTATATAGTCATTATGGCAattttttcattcaaaaaaaggaaatcgGCAACTAGTTTTAAATTCTATGTCATTCCAAATTCTATTTGGATTTTTATACTTTTGGTGGAACCAAATACATCTAAAGACTTCAAAAGTAGTGAATA comes from the Gasterosteus aculeatus chromosome 14, fGasAcu3.hap1.1, whole genome shotgun sequence genome and includes:
- the LOC120832009 gene encoding cytotoxic granule associated RNA binding protein TIA1 isoform X3, whose protein sequence is MDDDQPKTLYVGNLSRDVTEALILELFGQIGPCKSCKMIVDTAGHDPYCFVEFYEYRHATATIAAMNGRKILGKEVKVNWATTPTSQKKDTSSHFHVFVGDLSPEITTDDIKAAFAPFGKISDCRVVKDMATGKSKGYGFVSFFNKWDAENAIQQMGGQWLGGRQIRTNWATRKPAPKTTNETPNTKQLSFDEVVNQSSPSNCTVYCGGVTTGLTEQIMRQTFSPFGQIMEIRVFPDKGYSFVRFNSHEAAAHAIVSVNGTSIEGYVVKCYWGKETTDMVSPIQQVQMPQSTVSFAAAQPYSQWGQWYSNTAAQQLGQYVPNGWQVPSYGVYGQTWDQQGYNHLHAGAGWTGVGAVSNGAMVEPGQGVNGAVLTNTAGMSAAGYHTH
- the LOC120832009 gene encoding cytotoxic granule associated RNA binding protein TIA1 isoform X2, whose amino-acid sequence is MDDDQPKTLYVGNLSRDVTEALILELFGQIGPCKSCKMIVDTAGHDPYCFVEFYEYRHATATIAAMNGRKILGKEVKVNWATTPTSQKKDTSSHFHVFVGDLSPEITTDDIKAAFAPFGKISDCRVVKDMATGKSKGYGFVSFFNKWDAENAIQQMGGQWLGGRQIRTNWATRKPAPKTTNETPNTKQLSFDEVVNQSSPSNCTVYCGGVTTGLTEQIMRQTFSPFGQIMEIRVFPDKGYSFVRFNSHEAAAHAIVSVNGTSIEGYVVKCYWGKETTDMVSPIQQVQMPQQSTVSFAAAQPYSQWGQWYSNTAAQQLGQYVPNGWQVPSYGVYGQTWDQQGYNHLHAGAGWTGVGAVSNGAMVEPGQGVNGAVLTNTAGMSAAGYHTH
- the LOC120832009 gene encoding cytotoxic granule associated RNA binding protein TIA1 isoform X1 — encoded protein: MDDDQPKTLYVGNLSRDVTEALILELFGQIGPCKSCKMIVDTAGHDPYCFVEFYEYRHATATIAAMNGRKILGKEVKVNWATTPTSQKKDTSSHFHVFVGDLSPEITTDDIKAAFAPFGKISDCRVVKDMATGKSKGYGFVSFFNKWDAENAIQQMGGQWLGGRQIRTNWATRKPAPKTTNETPNTKQLSFDEVVNQSSPSNCTVYCGGVTTGLTEQIMRQTFSPFGQIMEIRVFPDKGYSFVRFNSHEAAAHAIVSVNGTSIEGYVVKCYWGKETTDMVSPIQQVQMPQVRTNPRLCGIHLNGRCSARSPPSNAALNPQQSTVSFAAAQPYSQWGQWYSNTAAQQLGQYVPNGWQVPSYGVYGQTWDQQGYNHLHAGAGWTGVGAVSNGAMVEPGQGVNGAVLTNTAGMSAAGYHTH